GGTACTGTCAATAATCTTGCGCATTTTTATGGTGAGTAGTCCCTTATGAGCGGGGGGTACTGTCAATAAGGTACTGTCAATAATCTTGCGCACTTTTATGGAGAGTAGTCCATAGCGAGCGGGGAGGTACTGTCAATAATCTTGCGCACTTTTATGGAGAGTAGTCCATAGCGAGCGGGGAGGTACTGTCAATAATCTTGCGCACTTTTATGGAGAGTAGTCCATAGCGAGCGGGGATGCGAAGTGGAGCGTAGCGGAACGGAGCCTTCCCCGGAATTTATGATTCCCATACTATCATTGTGGCAACATACTTTTCCTGGAATATTTTTTGGTAAATTACAAAAAGTCTTATTTATCTAAGTCTCCTATGCTGATTAACAACTCCCTTAATTTATTATCATAAGGTGAACCTGATAGACAAACACAACCGCATGGATCTTTTCTTCGATACAAACAATCTTCTATTACTTCAATAGCCTCTTTATATTTTCCCATCTGAATCAGACATTCTGCTAATTTACTTTCTCTAAGAGTGATATTCCAAGGTGTTCCAAAATCACAGACGTCTATCCCGCACAAATTCCAATTATCCCATAATTTATAAGCCTTTTTCCAATCATTTCTTTCCATGTAGTACTCAGCCATTTTGGGTAATACATCGTTCATTGACAGGGACGAACAGCATTTACCGGGTTGTTTCATCGGGTTATAACCAGCCAGAGAGAATGCTTTATTGAAAGACTTCATCATGTTCGTTTTTTGGCTCATTTTTTCGTATAAATTCCCGAGTTGTATGTAAAGAACTATTCTATCTTTGTTACTTCGTGATTTTCTTAATTGTGCACGATATTTATTTTCGAGCCTTTGAAGATTCTGCATCCTTTCATTATCTGATTTTGTATTTCTCGCGTAGGTATAGAGATCTCTGTCACTTTGTGACTCATATGATGTAGTACATGCATACGTCCCGATTGCCAAAAAGAAAACCGGGATCAGTATGGGGGTCAGTTTTATAGAGAGGGTCATGTTCTTCAAAGGAGCCAGGCGGCGGCGAGGCAGGCCACGGCGGCGCCCACCGCCGTGTTGATGAAGTTCAGGATCTCATTGTCCCAGGAGCCCAGCGATCCCAGGACGCTCTCCACCATCGATCCGGAAAAGGCCGCAACCGCCACGATGAGAACTGCCCGGCCCGGGTACCATCCCCAGATCAGCGGGATCGAGGCAAGGATCAGGCTCCCCGCCACACCGGCGAGGGTCCCCTCCAGGGAGACGGCGCCCTCGGTTCCCACCGGGACCCGGCGCAGGGTGAGGGGGTGGATCGGTGTCTTTCCCAGGAGCTGGCCGATCTCGCTTCCCAGGGTGTCGGACAGGGCCGTGGCAAAGGCGGCTGCGATCCCCGCCTTCAGGATCATCGGTTCTGGATAGAAGGGCAGAAGAAGAGAGAGGGCGGCTCCGGTGGAGCAGTTGGCCAGGGCGTGACGGGATCCCCGCCGGCCTCCCTCTTCCTGGGCCAGGCCCATCCGGGACTTCACCGCGTACCCCAGCTTTGTTGCCGAGGTGGCGAGAACAAAGAACCCCACGAGAAGGCTCCAGGCTGGCCAGCCTCCGAATCCCAGGACGAGGGTTCCCACTACCACGCCTCCTACCAGGGCGGACGAAGAGACCAGGCCGGCCGCAAAGGAAACCAAAGCCAGGCCGAGGTTGATTCCTCCTGCCAGGAGAAGGGTCCTTCCCTCCGGCATTCCACCCGGCTGAAGTGGCGGGACGAGGGCCAGGAGGGCGGCGGCAAAGAAGGGAATCACGATGTTGTCGTTGATGGGCATGGGCATAAGCTCGATGAAGGCCAGGGCCAGCCCCACCACCCAGAATGCCCAGAGAAAGCCTTCATGGTCGCCCACAAAGTTATAAAGAAGATTGGCGGAAGCACCGCCGGCGAGGGCAAAGGCCAGGAATCCGCCCAGACTCTTCCCTCCGGCCCAGCCGGGTTTCCAGAGGGGCAGGCTCTTTCCCGTGACCGTTGCCATCCCGTCACCGAAGGCAAGGTAGCCCCATGCCGCGGCGGCAAGGGCGGGATTCTTCCAGTAGACCAGGATCAGGCCCAGGACGGCCAGGGGATAGGCGAGCAGGCCGGCATCCAGCTTCTCTCCCCTCAATACGAACCGTGCGGTATGGGGGAGGATGAATAGGTTGTGGAGAAAGGCCGCGATTGCGCAGAGGGCCGCCTGCCAGGGGGTCAGGTACTTTAGGGCCAGGGCAAAGAGTCCCATGGCCATGTGGAGAGACTTTCTTCCCAGTTCCCTGCCGGTCAGAGCCATCCGCTCCTCGTAAGAAAGTCCCGGACGGCTTCCTGCCAGGGGGGCGGTGTCTGTCCGGTAACCTGTTCGTAGCGGGTCGTGTCCAGAACGGAGTATTCCGGCCTTCGGGCAATCTGTGGAAAGGCGGAACTGGGAACAGGCTCGATGGGGTGGTCCGGCTTTCCAAGGGTTTCGGCCATCCAGCGTACCTGGTCGTATCGTGTACTCACGCCTGAATTGGCGAAGTGGACAATTCCGGTTGCCTTTCGCTCCAGGAGTGCCGCAATGGCACGGGCCGCATCCATCGAGTACGTAACCCGGCCGGTCTGATCGTCGATCACCTTCAGGTTCTTTCCCTCCCGGATCAGCCGGGCCATGAGGGAGAGAAAGTGCTCCCTGCCGAAGCCGAAGAGCCAGGAGACGCGAACGACAAGTGTGTCCGGATACAAAAGGGCCGCTTCTTCTCCCTCAAGTTTGGTTCTGCCGTAGGCACTCACGGGATGGACCGGATCGTTCTCCCGGTAGGGACGGGTACCGGTTCCGTCAAAGACGTAGTCGGTGGAGACATGAACAAACCGGGCTCCGCATTCCCTGCAGGCGTCGGCTAGGTTCTGAACACCTTCTGCGTTGACCCTGCGGGCCAGGTCCTCCCGCCCTTCACATCCGTCCACGTCGGTCATGGCTGCGGCATTCACTACCGTTGTCGGATGCACATTTGAAAAAAGGCTCCAGACCGAATCGAACCGGGTGATATCAATTTCCTCGATGTCGACAGTTATGGGAGTGGGAGCCAGAACCTCTTCCAGGGCGCGGCCCAGCATGCCTCGACCGCCTACGATCAGCGTGGTCACCCTTTCAACCGCTCCCCGTACTGAGATTCGTAGTACGCCCGGAACTCTCCCGATTTGATGGGTTCCCACCAGTCCCTGCGGTCCCGGTACCATGCCACCGTACGGGCAAGCCCATCTTCAAGGGACGTCATCGGCCTCCACCCCATCCGGGTGATCTTTGAGCAGTCCAGGGCATACCGCCGGTCGTGGCCCGGACGGTCTGTGACATGTCGGATGAGAGATTCTGGCTTACCGAGAATGGATAGAATTGTTTTTGTGATGTGAATGTTTTCCTGTTCCCGTCCGACGCCGATATTGTATGTTTCCCCGTACTGGCCGTTCTGGAGGATGAAATCGAGGGCCCGGCAGTGGTCCCGGACATCGATCCAGTCCCGCATCTGACGACCATCGCCATAGACCGGAAGGGGCTGATCTTCGAGGGCATTCGTGATAAAGAGAGGAATCAGCTTCTCCGGGTACTGGCAGGGTCCGTAGTTGTTGGAACACCGGGAAATCAATACGGGGAGCCCGTAGGTCGCATGGTAGGCATAGGCAAGGCGGTCGCCCCCGGCCTTTCCGGCGGCATAGGGACTGCGGGGTTTCAGGGGGGCTTCCTCGTCAAACCGGCCCTCCATGCATTCGCCGTACACTTCATCCGTGGAGATCTGCAGGAAGGTCTTCACCTTTCGGCGGAGCGCCTCTTCGGCCAGGACAAAGACCCCGTGGATGTCTGTGCGAAGGAACGCATCGGGCTCCTGGATCGATCGATCCACGTGGGTTTCCGCGGCGAAGTTCACGACCACCTCAATATCCTTCATGGCATCCGCCACGACCTCGGTATCGCAGATGTCTCCGTGAATGAAACGGTAATTGGGGCGCTGGTCGACACCGGCGAGATTGGCGGGGTTTCCGGCATAGGTGAGCTTGTCCAGGTTCACCACAAAGACATCGTTCCCGTACGTGTCAAAAAGGTAGTGAACGAAGTTGCTTCCGATGAATCCTGAACCGCCCGTGACCAGTACTTTCATCCTTCACCTCATCTGTTCGATATCCCTGAAGGATCAGGGTGTGCTTCCAAAGAGTTCATCCACGCCTCCGGTGATTTCCAGGAAGGAGCCCACATTTTTCAGGTCGAATGTGAACTTGTACTCCCTGTCCTGGGACGTTCCGAGGCGGTAATCCCGGTATTCGAGTGAGATAGCATAGCACGAACCGGTGTACCGCATGATGTAGCGCTGCTGCGGGGGGTAGTTGTTTTCCAGGTCGTAGTTGACCTGGGCCTGGACATCCAGGGTCCGGTGGGGTTTGAATCCTGAGTACAAGCGGATCTGGTGCTGCTTCGTTCCGCCCTCCACCTGAGGGTTGGTGCGGAAATAAATCAGATTGGCATAGTGCATTCCCACGCGCGTGCCTCCCGAAAGCTGGAGGGATTCCCACTTGTGGGTGATGGCGTGAAAGGAAGTCCTCGTGTCCAGGTTGAAAGACTTACCCGGATAGAACCGGAGGGAGAGATCGAGGGCACTCTTCTGGGATGTCTCCCTCTCTCCATCAACCGTCAGGGAGGTCAGGGGCTGGTTTTCGTTGAAACTGTGCCGCTGGGAGATTTCGAAGGACGCGATCTCCGTGGCCGTCGATTCTCCCTTCTTCAAGAAGATACGGTTAACCAGTGCGTAGCGAATCTGATGCTTGGACTGGATCGAGTCGTTTTCATCGAAGACGGGAACCTTCTGGTCTTCCAGGTTAACCAGGTTCTGATAGTTGATTCGGGGCTCGATCAGGTGCTTCAGCTGAAAGCTGGAACCGTTGAAAATTTTGGAGAAGGAGGGACCCACGAGGTCGGCCTGGAAGAGCTGGTACGTCCGCGTGTACGAGTCTCCTTCAAGGGATCCGGTTTCATCGGGCGTACGGGAATAGTACGTGGCCCGCAGGCTGGCACTGGGCCGGATCGAAAGCCAGGGAAGGCGGGCAAAGGACGTGGAGAGCGTGGGGAGGACGTCGAGACGGCCATAGGTACCCCGGTAATTCTCTCCCTTGTCGACCTTGAAGAGGTTGTAGCGGCTCTCCATGGAGAGGTAGAGGGGGAGAGCTCCTCGAAGGAGGGGCCGCTGACGCATCCGGTACTCGATCTTGGGGTACTGCTCCTGGGTGACTTTCTCGATCGAGGAACCCGAAAAGGCCGTTTCCCGGTGATCGGCCCGGAGAATGAAGGAGTTGAGACCCCAGTTCTTGGAGAGCGTAACGTGGGAGTAGATCGAACGGGTCGTGTTCCGATCGAAGGTCCGCTCAAACTCCCGGAAAAAGTCGATGTCCGATAGGAGCTCGATGTTGGCATCGAGCCTGAAATTCAGCGGAAGTGCGGTCTGGGTGTGGACCAGGTTGAATTTCCACCAGTCCGTCCCTTCCGTGTCCCGGATCGTATAGGCCTGAGCCTCCCCCTTCAGATCAACCGTGGGGGCATATCGAAAACGAATCCCCCCCCCGCTGTATCCTTCGGAGTAGTAATCTCCCATGAATGTCAGATCAAAGCTGTCTCCCATCGGAAGAAAATAGGCAAGCCCCAGATAGGCACCCCGTTTTGCGGTGTACCCGAAATGGGGGGTCAGGAGTCCCCGTGCCCGGTCCTGCTTGACCGGCCAGACCAGATAGGGAAAGTAGAGCAGGGGAAGCCGGTGAACCCGGAAGGCGATGCCGGAAAGGTACGCATATCCATCCATTTCCACGGAGGCTCGATGGATCGTGAAGCTCCAGGGGGGATGTTCCAGATCACAGGAAGTGAAGAGCCCCTCTTCCAGGACATAATGGGTTTCATCTTCCCGGATGATCCGTTTTCCCTTGAACTGGTACATGTCTCCAAAGGAACCCTCGGCTTCTTCAAAGATCCCGGAAACTTCCTCCAGATTGTAGGTCATCCTGCGGGAGGTGATGGTGTCCCGGCCCTGACGCAGGGTGATCTTTCCTTCCGCCTCAACGGTTTTGTTCAGCCAGTCCAGTCCGACCCAGTCGGCTTCGATTCGAATGGAGCCGTAGCGGATTTTGACATTTCCCGAACCTTCCCAGTAAAGGTCTTCCACCCAGCGCTGGTTTACGGCCTCCAGTTGAACATCCTCTTCCTGACCGACCATGATTCCGGCCAGGAGGAGGAGAAAGAGACCGAAAAAGCGAAACTTCAACGGAGCAGATTCTCCACCAGGACGGCTACGGCTTCACCGCCTCCTATGCAGATGCCGGCCATGCCGTAACGGAGTCCGTTTTTCTGCAGGGCATAGAGGAGTGTTGTCAGAATGCGGGCTCCCGAACATCCGATCGGATGGCCCATGGCGACGGCTCCACCGTGAATGTTGACTTTGGAAGCATCCAGGCCAAGCTCCTTCATGGTCACCATGGTCACGACCGAGAAGGCTTCGTTAATTTCGTAGAGATCCACATCGGCAGCCTGGAGGCCGGCTTTATCCAGCACCTTCTGCATGGCTTTGGCGGGAGCCGTTGTAAACCAGTCGGGTTCTTGGGCATGGGATGCCTGTGCCACGAGACGTGCCATAGGCTTGAGCCCTTTGGATGTAACAACCTCTTCAGAGGCCAGGACAAGTGCTGCGGCGCCGTCATTGATTTTCGAGGCATTGGCTGCGGTGATGGTGCCTTCCCTGGCAAAGGCGGGCTTCAGCTTGGCCATCTTGTCCAGAGACACCCGGAAGGGTTCTTCATCCTTGTCGACGATGATGGGATCACCCTTTCTCTGCGGGACCTCCACGGGTACAACCTCGGAGGCAAACCATCCCTGGTTCCAGGCTTCCAGCGCCCGTTCATAACTCTGTCGCGCAAAGGCATCCTGCTCTTCACGGGTGAATCCGTATTCCGCGGCGCATAATTCCCCGCAGTTTCCCATGTGAACATCTTTGTAGGGATCCCAGAGGCCGTCCTTGATCATTCCATCCAGGACCTGCCCATGGCCCATGCGGTATCCGTCCCGGGCCCGGTCCAGGTAGTACGGGGCCATGCTCATGCTCTCCATACCACCCGCGACGACGACGCTGAATTCACCCGCACGAATGTCGTTGGCGCCCAGCATGACCGACTTCAATCCGGACCCGCAGACTTTATGAATGGTAACGGCACCGGTCGAAACCGGATACCCGGCGTAAATCCAGGCCTGCCGCGCCGGGGCCTGCCCGATGTTGGCCTGAAGAACGCAGCCCATATAGACCTGGTCCACGATCTCGGGTGCCAGGCTGCTCTGTTCAAGGGCCGCGCGGATGGCCGTCGACCCCAGACGGGGAGCGGGAATCGAATTCAGGACGCCCTGAAATGATCCGATCGGTGTTCGTTTGGCTCCAACGATATATACATTCGACATGGTCACCCCCTCAGAGTGGATTTCTTTACCATGTTACCATTAACCATGCGTATTCTGGCCGTGGACTTTGGTACCCGAAGAATGGGTCTCGCTTCCTGGGATACTGCAGCTCCCGTGGTCATTCCAATAAATCCGATTACCGGTTCGGATGCCGGAGCCATGGAGAGGGATCTTGCCCGGATTATTCAAGACGAAGCCTTTGACCGGGTGGTTCTGGGTCTTCCGCTGAACATGGATGGAACCGAAGGCGCCATGGCGAAGACGGTTCGGGAACTGGGTTCCAGATTATCCGAAAAAGGCATCGATATCACCTATATGGACGAGCGGCTGACTTCGCGCGAAGCATCGAACAGGGTGAGCAGAAAGGCGCGGCGAAGCCGGAACGGACGACTCGATTCCATCTCGGCATCTCTCATCCTTGAGGCGTACGTTGAAACACTGGCGTAGCGCCGCCACCGTTCTCGCTGTTGCAGGGATCGGAATTCTTCTTTACGGCTATTTTCTCCTCTCCACCCCCGTTCTCCCGGGACCGGGTGTGGTGGAAATGGAAATTCCTGAAGGGACGTCCACCCGAGCCGTCCTGGATTCCCTCCGGGACAGGGACCTGATACGCTCGGTCCCGGTTTCCTACCTCTACATCCGGTACAAGGCCAGGGAGCCCAAGGCGGGGTATTACCGCTTCACCCTGCCCAGCCAGCCGGCAGCCGTTCTGAACCAGGTTTTATCGGGGCAGGTCGACCTGGTTCGCGTCACCATTCCCGAAGGATGGAACCGGTTCCAGATTGCGGAACTCCTGGAGAGATCCGGGGTGACTTCCGGGGACGAGTTTCTTGCGCTGTCCGGGAATCCGGCCATGGTGGACGATCTCGATCCGGAGGCGCCGGACTGCGAGGGGTTTCTCTTTCCCGAGACCTATCGGTTTGCCCGCGCGATTCCGGCCCGGAGAGTTCTCTCCACGCTTATCGAACACTTTCGAAGGACCTTTCGTGACCACTTCCAAACCCGCCTGCTTCAAAAGGGATTGACGGTCCATCGATGGGTCATAATGGCATCCCTGGTGGAATCGGAAGCCCAGGCACGTAAGGAAAAACCCATCATTTCAGGTGTTTTTTATAACCGGCTCCAGCGGGGCATGTTGCTGCAGTGCGATCCGACGGTGCGCTACGCTTTGATCCTGGCCGGTGAGCCGCATCGCAGGCTCGGGTATGCTCAGCTCCGATTTGATCATCCCTATAACACCTATATCTATCGGGACCTGCCTCCCGGAGCCATCTGCAATCCGGGGCGGGGTGCGCTGGAGGCCTCCCTCAGCCCTTCCGATACCCGGGCCCTCTACTTCGTGGCCCGGAATGACGGAACCCATGCCTTTTCTTCCACGCTGCAGGAACACACTCGATACGTCAATCAGTACCAGAGGGGCGGAGGTTCGTAAATGTGTCTCAGAGTGGGGGAAGGCGACAGTCCTCCCCCGCCCGGCACCGTCTTTCCAGGTCTTCATAAAATGCCGCGTCCGGTTTCCGGCGTTTTCTTCGGCCGGTTGCCACAATTCTGCTTTTTCTCCCAATTTCCTGAATAAGAAGTTCCCGCTGTGCAGCAGAAAGATGGGATTCATGAATAAGCTTCACTAACGCGTAAAGCCTCCAGTAGTCCAGGGCCGGAACCGTGCGGGAGAGCTGATCCCCATGGCCTCCCCGCTTTACCACGAGGATTTCCGGTATCAGTTGGACAGGGAATCGGCTGGTTACACGAAGCCACATGTCGTAGTCTTCACAGGCAGGCATCGATTCGTCAAAGGTACCCACCAGATCAAAAAGTTCACGGTGAACCATGACGGAAGAGGGGGAAATCACACATCGTTCCAGGGAACGGGAGAACTGGTCCCCGCCTCCCCGTCTATGGCAGTGCCTCTGCGGGAGGATCGCGCCATCACGAACCCAGATCTCCTCGGTGTGAACCAGCATGATTTCCGGATGAGTGCCGAGAATTTCGAGCTGACGCTGGCACTTTGAGGGTGTAAATAGATCGTCGGAATCCAAAAAAGCAAGATAAAGGCCTGTGGCTTCCGCAATACCCTGGTTCCGGGCTGCCGATACACCCCTGTGATCCTGGCGTATATACCGAACCGAAGGAAAGGCTTCTCGAACGGACTCTGCCGTTTTATCCGTGGAACCGTCATCGATGACCAGACACTCGGCACCCGAATACGTCTGACAAAGGACCGAGGCAACGGCCTGCAGGGTGAGCTCCTTTCGATTGTGGGTGGGAATAATAACGGAAAGATCGGTCACCAGCGCTTGACGAATTTCTCCAGGCGTTCCCGGTCTCTTTTATCGAGATCGACAAATTCCAATCCATAACAGGGATTGAAGGTCAGGCGTTCATGGGCGCGTCGACGGATCGCGGCATCACATCGAATCTCTTCCTTGGAATGGGGGAGGAAAAAGTGGACTTCCAGCCGGGAACCGATACTCAACTCGCGGGGAACCTGAACCAGCAGACCTGTGGATGAGATATTGAGAGTCTTCCCCATCAGGCTGCCTTCGGAGGTTTGCAGGCGAAGAAGACTCTGAAAGGGCCTTCTTTTTTCAATATTGCTGAGTTTGTCGATGACTGCCATGAACTCCTCTTCGTGAAAGGGGCTCAGAAGAAAATCATTGACACCCTGAGAGGAAATTTCATTTTCGAGGTTGTCATCCCGGTCGATCTTTAAAATAATGGAAACCCCTCGCGTTTTGGGATTTTCCCGCAATTCCTGTGTCATGACAAAACCATTTTTTCCATCCGGAGTGTGGTAATCCATGATGAGAAGATCGATAGAATGCTGAGGTATCAGGAGAAAAAGTTCTTCCCGGCTGGCCATGGGAACCGCTTTGTGCCCGGTACGGGTAAGATTCGAAATCATGATTTCTGCTTCCCGGTCCGCCCTGCAGTATAACCCCACGTGTGCCATGCTCATAGTATGCACAATTTTAGGGATTCCTGCAATATGGACGGGTACTTCCCCTTGACCTACTGAAGGGCCTTGGGTAGACTTCCTCCATGCATGTGGCAAGGATTCAGGTGCGAAATCTCGCAACCATTGATCAGGTACACCTTGATTTTGATCCGGGATTTCATGTCCTCACGGGAGAGACCGGAGCTGGAAAATCGATCCTTGTCGATGCCCTGAAACTCATTTCCGGCGGAAGGGCTGACACATCCGCCATTCGGCACGGGGCGGATACGATGGTAATTGAAGCTCTTTTTACCGATCTTCCGGAGGAGATACGTACCGAACTCGTTGGCGCGGGACTGGATACACCGGAGGAGGTTCTTATCGTCCGGCGCGAAATTTCCCGGGATTCCGTCAATCGGATCTTTGTCAACCAGTCCCCGGTCACTCTTCGCTTCCTGGAGAGTCTCCTTCAACCCTGGATCACTATTCATGGTCAATCGGACCAGCAGGGGCTGATGGTTTCATCCATCCGCCGGGATCTGCTGGATCTTTATGGACAACTGGCCGGAGAGGTTCGCACCCTGAATCAGACCGTTCAGGAGTACACAGAGATTCTGGCCTCCCTCGAAACAGCCCGTGCGACCCTGACGCGGACTTTTCAAGAACGGGACCATCTTTCGCTTCAACTTGCAGAAATCAAGTCGGCCGGGCTTTCCGAGGGTGAGGAAGAAGCTCTTCATTACCAGAGAACCCTGATCCGGGACAGAGAGGCGATTCTTCAAGCTCTCGGGTCTGCGGTAACCCGCCTTTCCGGGGAGGATCGGAACCTACTCTCGGATCTGGGCGGCCTGATGCGGGACCTGGAATCGATTCGCGGTGTCTTTCCCGAGCTGGATACGCTGTCCGGGGAGTGTGAAGGTCTTATGGACCTGCTGTCGGATCTGTCCGTGCTTGTTGACCGCCTGCTCTCCGACCTGGAGGTTCCCGATCGCTCCCTCCAGGAAGTGGAAGACCGTCTGGCTCTCCTTGAAAGTCTGAAAAGGAAATATGGCTCAACGGAGCGGGAAATCGTAGAGTTTGGAAAAGAACTGGAACGACGCCTGGAGTCTCTTGAAACGGGGAGCGCTGAACTGGACAGGCTCGAAGCAAGGCTTCATTCTCTGGAACTAACCTACAGGGAGCAGGCAGGTGCGCTCTCCACGGCCCGAAGCCGTGCGGCCCGCAGGTTTTCCGCTTCCATTCTCAAGCGGTTACGACGGTTAGATATGAAGGAAGTCGTCTTTAAAATTGAGGTGGAGAAGAAGGCGGGTCCTCCCCGGAGAGGGGGGGGGGACCGTGTCGATTTTCTCGTGTCCACCAATCCGGGAGAGCCGCCCCTTTCCTTGGAACGGGTAGCCTCCGGCGGAGAGCTTTCCCGGATCCAGCTGGCATTGATGTCTGAAGTAATCCAGCAGAAGGGTAAGATTTTACTCTTTGATGAAATCGATCAGGGCGTCGGTGGATCTGCTGCCGTGGAAGTGGGCAGCATGCTCCGGGAATTGGCCGGGGCTAACCATGTTCTGGTCGTGACCCACCTTGCCCAGGTTGCGGCCCATGCCCACCACCACCATCACGTTTTGAAAACCGTCGAGGATGGACGCACCTATACGCGGGTCCGCCTGCGGCTCTCGGATTCGGATCGGGTCGAAGTCATGGCGGAAATGCTGTCCGGATCGCGAAAGTCGGATGCGGCCAGACGACATGCCGAAGAGCTCTTTCAATCGTGTCAGACGCCGTGATTCAGATAGATCGTGTAAAGGAGATCCTTACAACGCTTCTTTCCGGCGGTATCTGTCTCCTGCCTACCGATACCCTCTATGGTCTTCATGCATCGATTCATTGCAGAGAGGCTGTGGATCGGATCTGTACACTGAAAGCGGGGGGAGAGAATCGTAAGTTTATCGTTCTCTGTCAGCTTTCCCAGGCGGAAGAACTCGGTATCACACTGACGGAGCATCAATTGCGGTTTCTGCGGAGCGTCTGGCCATCCCCCCTGACTGCCATTGTCCGTGCCTCCGGTTCCACGCTCTTTCCCGGAGGGACCGCTGCCATACGGCACCCCGACCATCCCCTGTGGAATGCCCTCTTTCAACAGGGATGTCCTCCCGTCGTTTCCACCAGTGCCAATTTTCCGGGCGAACCTCCCTGTTCCGATCTGTCCGGGCTCCCGGATGCCCTTCGAAAGGAAGTCGATCTGATCGTCGATTCGGGGCCAGTCACGGATCTCCGCCCCTCAACGCTTGTGGATCTCATGGAGGTTCCTC
This Thermoanaerobaculia bacterium DNA region includes the following protein-coding sequences:
- a CDS encoding glycosyltransferase family A protein, whose product is MTDLSVIIPTHNRKELTLQAVASVLCQTYSGAECLVIDDGSTDKTAESVREAFPSVRYIRQDHRGVSAARNQGIAEATGLYLAFLDSDDLFTPSKCQRQLEILGTHPEIMLVHTEEIWVRDGAILPQRHCHRRGGGDQFSRSLERCVISPSSVMVHRELFDLVGTFDESMPACEDYDMWLRVTSRFPVQLIPEILVVKRGGHGDQLSRTVPALDYWRLYALVKLIHESHLSAAQRELLIQEIGRKSRIVATGRRKRRKPDAAFYEDLERRCRAGEDCRLPPL
- a CDS encoding L-threonylcarbamoyladenylate synthase gives rise to the protein MIQIDRVKEILTTLLSGGICLLPTDTLYGLHASIHCREAVDRICTLKAGGENRKFIVLCQLSQAEELGITLTEHQLRFLRSVWPSPLTAIVRASGSTLFPGGTAAIRHPDHPLWNALFQQGCPPVVSTSANFPGEPPCSDLSGLPDALRKEVDLIVDSGPVTDLRPSTLVDLMEVPPRILRRGKIEFPQNVWKSLWKSDSGIV
- a CDS encoding PilZ domain-containing protein yields the protein MAHVGLYCRADREAEIMISNLTRTGHKAVPMASREELFLLIPQHSIDLLIMDYHTPDGKNGFVMTQELRENPKTRGVSIILKIDRDDNLENEISSQGVNDFLLSPFHEEEFMAVIDKLSNIEKRRPFQSLLRLQTSEGSLMGKTLNISSTGLLVQVPRELSIGSRLEVHFFLPHSKEEIRCDAAIRRRAHERLTFNPCYGLEFVDLDKRDRERLEKFVKRW
- the recN gene encoding DNA repair protein RecN — translated: MHVARIQVRNLATIDQVHLDFDPGFHVLTGETGAGKSILVDALKLISGGRADTSAIRHGADTMVIEALFTDLPEEIRTELVGAGLDTPEEVLIVRREISRDSVNRIFVNQSPVTLRFLESLLQPWITIHGQSDQQGLMVSSIRRDLLDLYGQLAGEVRTLNQTVQEYTEILASLETARATLTRTFQERDHLSLQLAEIKSAGLSEGEEEALHYQRTLIRDREAILQALGSAVTRLSGEDRNLLSDLGGLMRDLESIRGVFPELDTLSGECEGLMDLLSDLSVLVDRLLSDLEVPDRSLQEVEDRLALLESLKRKYGSTEREIVEFGKELERRLESLETGSAELDRLEARLHSLELTYREQAGALSTARSRAARRFSASILKRLRRLDMKEVVFKIEVEKKAGPPRRGGGDRVDFLVSTNPGEPPLSLERVASGGELSRIQLALMSEVIQQKGKILLFDEIDQGVGGSAAVEVGSMLRELAGANHVLVVTHLAQVAAHAHHHHHVLKTVEDGRTYTRVRLRLSDSDRVEVMAEMLSGSRKSDAARRHAEELFQSCQTP